A genomic region of Caenorhabditis elegans chromosome V contains the following coding sequences:
- the skr-5 gene encoding Skp1-related protein (Confirmed by transcript evidence): MSSEEQDVKIVTSDDVEFIVSPKIANQSKLLADFVVLNQREPIPLKNVTSEIFKKVIEWCEYHAEDIPKPPDNVEEKRTDDIGEWDVEFLKVDKGTLFELVLAATYLDIKGLFNVTCKSIANSIKGKSPEEIRAVFNLGNETNME, encoded by the exons ATGAGCAGCGAAGAGCAAGATGTCAAAATTGTTACTTCTGATGATGTAGAGTTCATT GTTTCTCCGAAAATTGCCAATCAATCCAAGCTTCTCGCTGATTTTGTTGTATTGAATCAGCGCGAACCAattccattgaaaaatgtcacctctgagattttcaagaaagttaTCGAATGGTGTGAGTATCATGCTGAAGATATCCCCAAACCGCCAGACAATGTGGAAGAAAAGCGAACGGACGATATTGGTGAATGGGATGTCGAGTTTCTTAAAGTTGACAAAGGTACTTTGTTCGAATTGGTGCTG GCAGCCACTTATTTGGATATCAAAGGTCTTTTTAATGTTACTTGTAAAAGTATTGCCAACTCTATTAAAGGAAAATCTCCTGAAGAAATTCGTGCCGTTTTCAACTTGGGTAACGAAACTAATATGGAATAA
- the lsy-27 gene encoding Zinc finger protein lsy-27 (Confirmed by transcript evidence), whose protein sequence is MTSIHSPVTRKEDTELKRPDLRGKFVCSSCSQNFQHSASLNRHRQLMHSNEHTCMMCERALNQKETIREHMRNEHNLAQVFTCGCCNWTFASKRQLTEHTKCIQGTGAPGDTIPIAKSINAPGSLIQSTIQGTPPVVKTGRKRPMGGSLSPSSSVSTSISSRDASGSPPPTEEEAERKVLFDNAVDTILQSKFFTYQQITEVDTWVKIIESANTLADTLQRIKKSQKVKAEGPAVESKMIPEKHVKQEIE, encoded by the exons ATGACGTCTATTCACAGTCCAGTCACCCGCAAGGAGGACACCGAGCTCAAGAGACCAGATCTCAGag GCAAATTCGTCTGCTCCTCCTGCTCCCAAAACTTCCAACACAGTGCCTCCCTGAACCGTCATCGTCAGCTGATGCACAGCAACGAGCACACTTGTATGATGTGCGAGCGGGCTCTTAACCAAAAAGAGACTATCCGTGAGCACATGAGAAATGAGCACAACCTGGCTCAAGTGTTCACTTGTGGCTGTTGCAATTGGACTTTCGCCAGCAAGAGACAACTCACGGAGCACACAAAGTGCATTCAGGGAACTGGAGCTCCAGGAGACACCATTCCAATCGCCAAGTCCATTAATGCACCAGGATCACTTATTCAGTCGACAATCCAAGGAACTCCACCAGTGGTGAAAACCGGTCGCAAACGTCCCATGGGAGGTTCGTTGTCGCCGTCATCTTCCGTCTCCACATCCATCTCTTCCCGTGATGCCTCCGGATCGCCTCCACCAACTGAAGAAGAAGCCGAGCGCAAGGTGCTCTTTGACAACGCAGTCGACACTATTCTACAGAGCAAGTTCTTCACTTATCAGCAGATCACTGAAGTCGACACTTGGGTCAAAATCATCGAAAGTGCTAATACTCTTGCTGACACACTCCAACGCATCAAGAAATCACAGAAG gtcaaaGCAGAAGGGCCAGCCGTCGAGAGCAAGATGATTCCAGAGAAGCACGTCAAGCAGGAAATTGAGTAA
- the lsy-27 gene encoding Zinc finger protein lsy-27 (Confirmed by transcript evidence), producing MHSNEHTCMMCERALNQKETIREHMRNEHNLAQVFTCGCCNWTFASKRQLTEHTKCIQGTGAPGDTIPIAKSINAPGSLIQSTIQGTPPVVKTGRKRPMGGSLSPSSSVSTSISSRDASGSPPPTEEEAERKVLFDNAVDTILQSKFFTYQQITEVDTWVKIIESANTLADTLQRIKKSQKVKAEGPAVESKMIPEKHVKQEIE from the exons ATGCACAGCAACGAGCACACTTGTATGATGTGCGAGCGGGCTCTTAACCAAAAAGAGACTATCCGTGAGCACATGAGAAATGAGCACAACCTGGCTCAAGTGTTCACTTGTGGCTGTTGCAATTGGACTTTCGCCAGCAAGAGACAACTCACGGAGCACACAAAGTGCATTCAGGGAACTGGAGCTCCAGGAGACACCATTCCAATCGCCAAGTCCATTAATGCACCAGGATCACTTATTCAGTCGACAATCCAAGGAACTCCACCAGTGGTGAAAACCGGTCGCAAACGTCCCATGGGAGGTTCGTTGTCGCCGTCATCTTCCGTCTCCACATCCATCTCTTCCCGTGATGCCTCCGGATCGCCTCCACCAACTGAAGAAGAAGCCGAGCGCAAGGTGCTCTTTGACAACGCAGTCGACACTATTCTACAGAGCAAGTTCTTCACTTATCAGCAGATCACTGAAGTCGACACTTGGGTCAAAATCATCGAAAGTGCTAATACTCTTGCTGACACACTCCAACGCATCAAGAAATCACAGAAG gtcaaaGCAGAAGGGCCAGCCGTCGAGAGCAAGATGATTCCAGAGAAGCACGTCAAGCAGGAAATTGAGTAA
- the fbxa-134 gene encoding DUF38 domain-containing protein (Predicted), which produces MASEIPSSQLSQILSAILSKLQTARDVSLLIKIEQNEIKISFYAKATGITFAELISRGTPNGCFIKWDDIEELADGREFFETSVAHLEIILESWPQRISVLSIYSGQGAEEIKENILRTHELFLYNFGEMLKSRKFLLKVAAFDVILWKEPLNNHLSTIMSCLDPRFLVTIVLSSSDEGARVDCEQLVNMEQWKSARRIKMDGIEVTMSIRDFLRFDEAITTLHTITSDDLVLLKDHFIHNQNPKSLTLNFQNFVSSDQNNEDQAHEVLGTCDEIKYVNGKLSSKKWRFLIERSHFSIEYFQIEFKNSQFKFSRL; this is translated from the exons ATGGCTAGTGAAAT ACCGTCTTCACAACTATCGCAAATATTATCTGCCATACTATCCAAACTACAAACCGCCAGAGATGTATCTCTACTCATTAAAATAgaacaaaatgaaattaaaatttccttcTATGCAAAAGCCACTGGCATAACTTTTGCTGAACTAATCAGTAGAGGAACTCCAAATGGATGCTTCATCAAGTGGGATGATATTGAGGAACTTGCAGATGGCCGGGAGTTTTTTGAGACTTCAGTAGCTCATTTGGAAATTATACTAGAGTCTTGGCCGCAGCGTATCTCGGTTTTATCAATATACTCGGGCCAGGGCGCCGAGGAAATAAAGGAGAACATTCTGAGAACTCATGAGCTATTCCTTTACAACTTTGGAGAAATGCTCAAATCACGAAAGTTTCTTCTGAAAGTAGCAGCTTTTGATGTAATACTATGGAAGGAACCATTGAACAATCACCTGTCAACTATCATGTCATGCCTTGACCCGAGATTCCTGGTAACTATAGTCCTGAGCTCTTCAGATGAAGGAGCTAGAGTCGATTGTGAGCAATTGGTAAACATGGAGCAATGGAAAAGTGCAAGACGAATAAAAATGGATGGCATTGAAGTGACAATGTCGATTCGGGATTTTTTGCGCTTTGATGAAGCGATAACGACACTACATACAATTACTAGTGACGACCTGGTTCTGTTGAAAGAT CACTTCATACACAACCAAAATCCAAAGTCTCTcacattgaattttcaaaactttgtcaGTTCAGACCAAAACAATGAAGATCAGGCTCATGAGGTATTGGGAACTTGCGATGAGATCAAGTATGTGAACGGCAAGCTGAGTAGCAAAAAATGGCGGTTTCTAATTGAAAGATCTCATTTCtctattgaatattttcagattgaatttaaaaattcccagtttaaattttctcgGTTATGA